A genomic segment from Luteibacter aegosomatis encodes:
- a CDS encoding sensor histidine kinase, protein MKGFPKLSDPWTDRTRLRRRAILWAVGFTWPGVLAVVLLAIAERLPANARIAIGAAGLAGMALMGWWLGKYLIFTLEAVFALLTSLREGDYGLRGHEPRAGSPLQGLVAHMNQLADDLRTGRRKQTEASHLLSKMLVALSSAVFVMDDERRLRLINPAGRRLLGADRVGVIGRRASELGLDTVMAVADDTIMQHPFEATAGRWAVRRAVWHSDGREHTLIMLHDLSAALNEEERRAWQRLLRVLSHELNNSLTPIASLAGSLTAMLETDDHDAKNVLREGLDAIGRRADALARFLSGYGRLAGLPPLQQRVFRLDESLLRLVRLEDRREIQVLGRTPITVRGDEDQLDQAFINLLRNAVEATFETGGAVRLNWWVEVTHIMVRIEDDGVGLPASDGLFVPFFTTKPTGSGIGLSLTRLIVEAHGGQVDLAPGPKGRGAVAKVRLPRSGLDRPPTDNDVRIRTTT, encoded by the coding sequence CCGGGCGTCCTGGCGGTCGTGCTGCTGGCCATCGCCGAACGCCTTCCGGCGAATGCGCGGATCGCGATCGGTGCGGCGGGCCTCGCGGGCATGGCCTTGATGGGCTGGTGGCTGGGCAAGTACCTGATCTTCACGCTGGAAGCGGTCTTCGCGTTGCTGACCTCGTTACGCGAGGGCGACTACGGCTTGCGCGGTCATGAGCCCAGGGCAGGCAGTCCCTTGCAGGGGCTGGTCGCCCACATGAACCAGTTGGCGGACGACCTGCGCACCGGCCGGCGCAAACAGACCGAGGCATCCCACCTGCTGAGCAAGATGCTCGTGGCGCTCAGCAGCGCCGTATTCGTCATGGACGACGAACGGCGTCTTCGCCTGATCAATCCCGCCGGACGTCGCCTCCTGGGCGCGGACCGTGTCGGCGTCATCGGACGACGAGCCTCGGAGCTGGGCCTCGATACCGTCATGGCGGTGGCGGACGACACGATCATGCAGCACCCCTTCGAGGCCACCGCCGGACGCTGGGCCGTGCGAAGGGCGGTGTGGCATAGCGACGGCCGCGAACACACGCTCATCATGCTGCATGACCTGAGCGCGGCCCTGAACGAGGAAGAGCGCCGCGCCTGGCAACGCCTGCTGCGCGTGCTGAGCCACGAACTGAACAACTCGCTGACACCGATCGCCTCGCTCGCCGGCAGCCTGACCGCCATGCTCGAGACGGACGACCACGACGCCAAGAACGTTCTGCGGGAAGGGCTCGACGCCATCGGACGTCGTGCCGACGCGCTGGCCAGGTTCCTTTCCGGCTACGGTCGACTGGCCGGCCTGCCGCCGTTGCAGCAACGCGTGTTCCGTCTCGACGAGTCGCTCTTGCGTCTCGTGCGCCTGGAGGATCGACGGGAAATCCAGGTGCTGGGGCGGACGCCGATCACGGTTCGCGGCGACGAAGACCAGCTCGACCAGGCGTTCATCAACCTGCTGCGCAATGCCGTGGAAGCGACGTTCGAGACCGGCGGCGCCGTGCGACTGAACTGGTGGGTGGAGGTCACCCACATCATGGTGCGCATCGAGGACGACGGCGTCGGATTGCCCGCGAGCGACGGCCTTTTCGTGCCGTTCTTCACCACCAAGCCCACGGGCTCCGGCATCGGGCTGAGCCTGACCCGATTGATCGTGGAGGCACACGGGGGGCAGGTGGACCTGGCCCCGGGGCCGAAGGGCCGCGGAGCCGTCGCCAAGGTACGCCTGCCGCGCAGCGGCCTGGATCGTCCGCCCACGGACAACGATGTCCGCATCCGGACGACGACATGA
- the lanKC gene encoding class III lanthionine synthetase LanKC, translated as MAPRIDLLPYTGVDSDYFDTHGHRPIDEGDFVDPVRRIVRRHEGRKGKHRRWDLKRSGIWVQCMPADAVLPAQGWKIHVSSVSATARIVLSIAAAVLVNGGIAFKFAADAAMLGNINGKRWPRGGSGKFMTIYPRDTEEFRRVLEDLHASLSGYVGPYVLTDRRYRDSRVLYYRYGGIRGESLIGLDGRTQWTLVSPDGFREVDSRQPCFRLPEWLRDPFPSDGGGEAGPVSIGGGRFRMHRALSFSSAGGVYLADDLDEGRRVVVKEARPYIGGADAATATLRKEFRLLRLLAPLNVAPRPIAHFREWEHTFLVEEYLEGETLRRWLGRRYPWLKTRATRADVAVFLGDLCKVFTNLAAVVDRVHGAGVSLGDLSFHNCIVDGEGGVRIIDLEACVEDGLDVSPDLITPGFAPGTRRRQDHAAACADDRYAFGANLLAAMTPINAMLPLDRGAAQRFTSRMARDMGYPAEIGDAIVDLLADDPERRPRPLDAMRRIRDAVERLEGGNPPVPHRGGLHLPACDPSAELFRFIEDRAAHARPDRYVPAGAEIFQTHPWGVAHGASGVLHAYLKGRRTPPAGLVDFVLDGARSARPRGVDLANGDSGIAWVLYDAGHGETATALLRRSSGGPGEWVSRGLHEGQSGWGLARLKAWYETADGMFLREAIVAGDALLAAAVDDDHGWRWPENDAQPVGLAHGASGVALFLLHLHLVTGETRFIVGARRALAYDFAQRRLNVDGDPTWPLQVGHGTVTPYLRHGTAGVVAVAARMLAATGDLGYRDMVMAAEADLFRPHAISPGRQDGLAGIGETLLDLASYLPDRAAIYRREAHRVASGIEPFLVRRPGGLAVPGAELVRLSCDFATGSAGVAAFFDRLWRGGAASFMLDEHMPSVAHASTEAA; from the coding sequence ATGGCACCTCGGATCGATCTGCTTCCTTACACGGGCGTGGACAGCGACTATTTCGACACCCATGGCCATCGACCGATCGACGAAGGCGATTTCGTCGACCCGGTCCGGCGTATCGTGCGCAGGCACGAGGGCCGGAAAGGCAAACATCGACGCTGGGATCTCAAGCGCAGCGGCATCTGGGTACAGTGCATGCCGGCCGATGCCGTGTTGCCCGCGCAGGGTTGGAAGATCCACGTCTCTTCGGTGTCCGCCACGGCGCGGATCGTGCTGTCGATCGCGGCGGCCGTACTCGTCAACGGCGGCATCGCATTCAAGTTCGCCGCCGACGCGGCCATGCTCGGGAACATCAACGGAAAACGTTGGCCGCGTGGCGGATCGGGCAAGTTCATGACGATCTATCCGCGCGATACGGAGGAATTCCGGCGCGTGCTGGAGGATCTCCATGCCTCGCTTTCCGGATACGTGGGCCCTTATGTCCTGACCGATCGTCGATACCGCGATTCCCGCGTGCTGTACTACCGATACGGCGGTATACGGGGCGAATCGCTTATCGGTCTCGACGGACGAACGCAATGGACGCTGGTAAGCCCCGACGGCTTCCGCGAAGTCGACTCGCGGCAACCGTGCTTTCGCCTGCCGGAATGGCTGCGCGATCCGTTTCCCTCCGACGGCGGGGGCGAAGCGGGCCCCGTGTCGATCGGCGGCGGACGGTTTCGCATGCACCGGGCCTTGTCGTTCTCGTCGGCCGGCGGGGTCTATCTCGCCGACGATCTCGACGAGGGTCGACGGGTCGTCGTCAAGGAGGCGCGGCCCTACATCGGCGGCGCCGATGCCGCCACGGCGACATTGCGCAAGGAGTTCCGGCTTCTTCGCCTGTTGGCCCCACTGAATGTCGCGCCGCGACCCATAGCGCATTTTCGCGAGTGGGAGCACACCTTCCTCGTCGAGGAATACCTCGAGGGCGAGACGCTGCGCCGGTGGCTGGGACGTCGGTACCCATGGCTCAAGACCCGCGCCACGCGCGCGGACGTCGCGGTTTTCCTGGGCGATCTGTGCAAGGTATTCACGAACCTGGCGGCCGTCGTCGATCGCGTGCACGGGGCCGGCGTCTCGCTGGGCGACCTCTCTTTCCACAACTGCATCGTCGACGGCGAGGGAGGGGTGCGCATCATCGACCTGGAGGCTTGCGTCGAAGACGGGCTCGACGTATCCCCCGATCTGATCACCCCGGGTTTCGCCCCCGGCACACGGCGGCGGCAGGACCACGCGGCGGCATGCGCCGACGATCGGTACGCGTTCGGCGCCAACCTGCTCGCGGCGATGACGCCCATCAACGCGATGCTGCCGCTGGACCGCGGCGCGGCGCAGCGCTTCACCTCGCGGATGGCGAGGGACATGGGGTATCCCGCGGAGATCGGCGACGCGATCGTGGATCTTCTCGCCGACGACCCGGAGCGCAGGCCGCGTCCGCTGGACGCGATGCGACGGATCCGCGATGCCGTGGAGCGCCTCGAAGGGGGTAATCCGCCGGTTCCCCATCGCGGGGGGCTCCATCTGCCCGCCTGCGATCCTTCGGCGGAGCTGTTCCGTTTCATCGAGGATCGGGCCGCCCATGCCCGGCCGGATCGCTACGTGCCGGCCGGCGCCGAAATCTTCCAGACGCATCCCTGGGGCGTGGCCCATGGCGCCTCGGGCGTCCTGCACGCGTACCTGAAAGGGCGGCGCACCCCACCGGCCGGACTCGTCGATTTCGTGCTCGACGGTGCGCGGAGCGCGCGGCCGCGCGGCGTGGACCTGGCCAACGGAGATAGCGGCATCGCCTGGGTGCTTTACGACGCCGGGCATGGCGAGACCGCCACGGCGCTGCTGCGGCGATCGTCGGGCGGGCCGGGCGAGTGGGTCTCCCGCGGCCTTCACGAGGGCCAGTCCGGGTGGGGGCTGGCCAGGCTGAAGGCTTGGTACGAAACCGCCGACGGCATGTTCCTGCGCGAAGCCATCGTGGCGGGTGACGCGTTGCTCGCCGCCGCCGTCGACGACGACCATGGCTGGCGGTGGCCGGAGAACGATGCGCAGCCGGTGGGTTTGGCCCATGGCGCATCGGGCGTCGCGCTGTTTCTGCTCCACCTGCATCTGGTCACGGGCGAAACACGCTTCATCGTCGGAGCGCGGCGCGCGTTGGCCTACGACTTCGCGCAGCGGCGCCTCAACGTCGACGGCGACCCTACCTGGCCGCTTCAGGTCGGACACGGCACGGTCACGCCGTACCTTCGTCACGGTACGGCGGGCGTGGTCGCGGTGGCCGCGCGCATGCTGGCCGCCACCGGCGACCTCGGCTATCGCGACATGGTGATGGCGGCCGAAGCCGACCTGTTCCGTCCGCATGCCATTTCTCCGGGACGGCAGGACGGACTGGCGGGCATCGGCGAAACCCTGCTCGATCTGGCCAGCTATCTGCCGGACCGCGCGGCGATCTATCGCCGCGAGGCCCATCGCGTGGCGAGCGGCATCGAGCCCTTCCTGGTGCGGCGTCCCGGTGGACTGGCCGTGCCGGGCGCGGAACTGGTTCGCCTCAGTTGCGATTTCGCCACCGGCAGCGCGGGCGTCGCCGCGTTCTTCGACCGTTTGTGGCGCGGTGGCGCGGCGTCGTTCATGCTCGACGAACACATGCCGTCGGTGGCGCATGCGTCCACCGAAGCGGCGTGA
- a CDS encoding TonB-dependent receptor, with amino-acid sequence MPILSSDGRVLARAIACALGAGTLSAHAADDPQHATTLREVRVSAARQASAVDPDMPSAVETVTAEKLDRLNVVNTEDALKYLPAFGIRKRFIGDENATFSVRGTSNQQSARGLVYLDGMLLSNLLGNNWANPPRWSMAFPENLARVEVIYGAYSALYPGNAIGATVLMTTRMPDRLEVTADVQGFTQHVDTYGVDRDYGGSRQSATLGDRSGKFAFLVGVSHLQSNGQPLVYATQNRSTATGVAPVVNGAVGDTGPNGLPREVLGINSEGQEATSQDEAHLRLTYDFTPELTGGVTAGYWKQDLSHRTESFLRDAAGRPVYAGPVTIDGHRYELPANVFAPSTRRSRNELYGISLGTHRESGWNVEGDASYFDMDRNRDRVASAFDDDGPGLLTAGDGSRWRTFDLRASHTPDSGGANTHAVSFGYHFDGYRLRNANLALDDWRDGAAGGFTGGNGGSTQTQAVYLQDAWQLDDRWRLTAGARYEQWRAFGGWRATATARTGYPRREESHTSPKLSLAYAASDELTLRLSGARAYRFPTVSELFQGTFNGISIINNDPNLKPENDLSRELSAEWYRGNGVTRFTVFRSDTRDTLFSQTDVTVFPNVTRVQNVALVRTRGAEASYDGTGVAWSWLDLTANAAYTQATTVSNPRNPASVGKQFYRIPRWRANVVASLHADARTTLSLAGRYSGRQYNTLDHSDIDPDTFGGASDFLTFDAKVTWKANEHLELGVGVDNLTDRRYYVYYPYPSRTFLAEAKFRL; translated from the coding sequence ATGCCCATCCTTTCGTCCGATGGTCGCGTGCTCGCGCGCGCCATCGCCTGCGCCCTCGGCGCGGGCACCCTGTCGGCGCACGCCGCCGACGATCCGCAACACGCCACCACGCTGCGTGAGGTGCGCGTCTCCGCCGCCCGGCAAGCCAGCGCCGTCGACCCCGACATGCCCTCGGCCGTCGAAACCGTCACGGCCGAAAAACTCGACCGCCTCAACGTCGTCAATACCGAAGACGCGCTGAAGTACCTGCCCGCCTTCGGCATCCGCAAGCGCTTCATCGGCGACGAGAACGCGACGTTCTCCGTGCGCGGCACCAGCAACCAGCAAAGCGCGCGCGGCCTCGTCTACCTCGACGGCATGCTGCTTTCCAACCTGCTGGGCAACAACTGGGCCAATCCGCCGCGCTGGTCGATGGCCTTTCCCGAGAACCTCGCCCGCGTCGAGGTGATCTACGGCGCCTATTCGGCGCTCTATCCGGGCAACGCCATCGGTGCCACCGTGCTGATGACCACGCGCATGCCCGACAGGCTCGAAGTCACCGCCGACGTGCAGGGCTTCACCCAGCACGTGGATACCTATGGCGTGGACCGCGACTACGGCGGCAGCCGCCAGAGCGCCACGCTGGGCGATCGCAGCGGCAAGTTCGCCTTCCTGGTCGGCGTGTCGCACCTGCAATCGAACGGCCAGCCGCTGGTGTACGCCACCCAGAACCGTTCGACGGCCACGGGCGTCGCGCCCGTCGTGAACGGCGCCGTCGGCGATACCGGCCCCAACGGCCTGCCGCGCGAAGTGCTGGGCATCAACAGCGAGGGCCAGGAAGCGACGAGCCAGGACGAAGCGCACCTGCGGCTCACCTACGACTTCACGCCGGAACTCACCGGCGGCGTGACGGCAGGCTACTGGAAGCAGGATCTTTCCCATCGCACGGAGAGTTTCCTGCGCGACGCCGCCGGACGGCCGGTGTATGCGGGGCCGGTGACGATCGACGGCCACCGCTACGAGCTACCGGCGAATGTCTTCGCGCCGAGCACCCGTCGGAGCCGCAACGAACTCTACGGCATCTCGCTGGGGACCCACCGGGAAAGCGGCTGGAACGTGGAGGGCGACGCGTCGTATTTCGACATGGACCGCAATCGCGACCGCGTCGCTTCCGCCTTCGACGACGACGGCCCCGGCTTGCTCACGGCGGGCGACGGCAGCCGCTGGCGCACCTTCGACCTGCGCGCGAGCCACACCCCGGACAGCGGCGGCGCGAACACCCATGCCGTGAGTTTCGGCTACCACTTCGACGGCTACCGCCTGCGCAACGCGAACCTTGCGCTGGACGATTGGCGCGACGGCGCCGCAGGCGGCTTCACGGGTGGCAACGGCGGCAGTACGCAGACGCAGGCCGTCTACCTCCAGGACGCCTGGCAGCTCGACGACCGCTGGCGCCTCACCGCCGGAGCGCGCTACGAGCAATGGCGAGCCTTCGGCGGATGGCGCGCCACCGCGACCGCGCGCACCGGTTACCCGCGACGCGAGGAATCGCATACCTCGCCCAAGCTGTCGCTCGCGTACGCGGCCAGCGACGAACTCACCCTGCGGCTGTCGGGCGCCCGCGCCTACCGCTTCCCCACGGTGAGCGAACTTTTCCAGGGCACCTTCAACGGCATCTCGATCATCAACAACGATCCGAACCTTAAACCGGAAAACGATCTCTCGCGGGAGTTGTCCGCCGAATGGTATCGCGGCAACGGCGTCACGCGCTTCACCGTGTTCCGCAGCGATACGCGCGATACCCTGTTCAGCCAGACCGACGTCACCGTGTTCCCCAACGTTACCCGCGTGCAGAACGTGGCGCTGGTGCGCACTCGTGGCGCGGAGGCCAGCTACGACGGCACCGGCGTGGCCTGGTCGTGGCTCGACCTCACGGCCAATGCCGCCTATACGCAGGCCACCACCGTGAGCAACCCGCGCAATCCGGCGTCGGTGGGCAAGCAGTTCTATCGCATCCCGCGCTGGCGGGCCAACGTGGTGGCGTCGCTCCACGCCGATGCGCGCACGACGCTGAGCCTGGCCGGGCGTTACTCCGGGCGCCAGTACAACACGCTGGACCATAGCGACATCGATCCGGACACCTTCGGCGGCGCGAGCGACTTCCTCACCTTCGACGCGAAGGTGACCTGGAAGGCGAACGAGCACCTGGAGCTGGGCGTGGGCGTCGACAACCTCACCGACCGCCGCTATTACGTCTACTACCCGTATCCGTCGCGTACCTTCCTGGCGGAGGCGAAGTTCAGGCTCTAG
- a CDS encoding DUF2946 domain-containing protein, translated as MRRVAGHRWWSWMAAFAVWIAVLAPTISRTAEACVFPELTAACGHVAAGHEHHHHDGGRHDEGDEACGYCTLFASTPTLGGTFFVHGVAFVVAPPPAIRPVTRGFHRVAFLLPPSRGPPDVVRS; from the coding sequence GTGCGTCGCGTGGCCGGACATCGCTGGTGGTCGTGGATGGCGGCATTCGCCGTCTGGATCGCCGTGCTCGCGCCGACGATCTCGCGTACCGCCGAGGCCTGCGTTTTTCCCGAGCTGACCGCGGCGTGCGGTCACGTCGCCGCTGGGCACGAACACCATCATCACGACGGCGGTCGGCACGACGAAGGCGACGAGGCCTGCGGGTATTGCACGCTCTTCGCCAGTACGCCGACCCTCGGCGGCACGTTCTTCGTGCATGGCGTGGCCTTCGTGGTGGCGCCGCCGCCGGCGATCCGCCCCGTCACGCGCGGTTTCCACCGCGTGGCGTTTCTCCTTCCCCCCTCGCGTGGCCCACCCGACGTCGTTCGATCCTGA
- the modA gene encoding molybdate ABC transporter substrate-binding protein: MRLRPLVAFLLLSAPTLALADDLVVSAAASLTNAFQAMGKAYQAKHPGTHVVLNVAASDVLLRQIANGAPADVFASADEEAMDKAVEAKAVEAATRKDFASNELVLIVPKDGSGAIGKADDLKAGSVRRVAYGDPASVPAGRYTRAALEKLGLWEAVSAKGVLAQNVRQGLDYVARGEVDAGFVFATDAAVAKDKVTVAATVPTPTPIRYPIAVVAGSKQSGEAKAFQAFVLSPEGTAILRGFGFGEP, encoded by the coding sequence ATGCGGCTGCGCCCCCTCGTCGCGTTCCTCCTGCTGTCCGCGCCCACGCTCGCGCTCGCCGACGATCTCGTCGTCTCCGCCGCCGCCAGCCTCACGAACGCGTTCCAGGCGATGGGCAAGGCGTACCAGGCCAAGCATCCCGGGACCCACGTGGTGCTCAATGTCGCCGCCTCCGACGTGCTGCTGCGGCAGATCGCCAACGGTGCGCCGGCCGACGTGTTCGCGTCGGCCGACGAGGAGGCCATGGACAAGGCCGTGGAAGCGAAAGCCGTGGAGGCCGCCACGCGCAAGGACTTCGCCAGCAACGAACTGGTGCTGATCGTGCCGAAGGACGGCAGCGGCGCCATCGGCAAGGCGGACGACCTCAAGGCCGGTTCGGTCAGGCGCGTGGCCTACGGCGACCCGGCGTCGGTGCCGGCGGGTCGCTACACCCGGGCCGCGCTGGAGAAGCTCGGCCTGTGGGAGGCGGTGTCGGCCAAGGGCGTGCTGGCGCAGAACGTGCGGCAAGGCCTCGACTACGTGGCGCGCGGCGAGGTGGACGCCGGCTTCGTCTTCGCCACCGACGCCGCCGTCGCGAAAGACAAGGTCACGGTGGCCGCCACCGTACCGACGCCCACGCCGATCCGCTATCCCATCGCCGTGGTCGCGGGATCGAAGCAATCCGGCGAAGCGAAGGCGTTCCAGGCGTTCGTGCTTTCTCCCGAAGGCACGGCGATCCTCCGTGGCTTCGGCTTCGGCGAGCCCTGA
- the modB gene encoding molybdate ABC transporter permease subunit, giving the protein MDGIWEPLLLSLKVAGWATAINLVLGTAVAWGLSRWRSPARELVDSILTLPLVLPPTVMGYYLLVLFGRRGTFGSWLDGLGIHLVFTWQGAVVASTLVAFPLVQKAARAAFEAVDPQMESAARVLGLREAAVFFRVSLPLAARGITAGALLAFARAMGEFGATLMIAGNLPGRTQTLSVAIYAAVQAGDDAGAATMVGVTSATCVAALLLAGWLAPQHAKRPRA; this is encoded by the coding sequence GTGGACGGCATCTGGGAACCGCTGCTCCTGTCGCTCAAGGTCGCCGGCTGGGCGACGGCGATCAACCTCGTGCTGGGCACGGCGGTGGCCTGGGGGTTGTCGCGCTGGCGATCGCCCGCACGCGAGCTGGTCGATTCCATCCTCACCTTGCCGCTGGTGCTGCCGCCGACGGTGATGGGCTATTACCTGCTCGTGCTGTTCGGCCGGCGCGGAACGTTCGGTTCATGGCTCGATGGCCTGGGCATCCATCTGGTGTTCACCTGGCAGGGTGCGGTCGTCGCCTCCACGCTGGTGGCGTTTCCGCTGGTGCAGAAAGCCGCCCGCGCGGCGTTCGAGGCGGTGGACCCACAGATGGAAAGCGCTGCTCGGGTACTCGGTCTTCGCGAGGCGGCGGTGTTCTTCCGCGTGTCGTTGCCTTTGGCGGCGCGCGGGATCACCGCGGGCGCCTTGCTCGCGTTCGCGCGCGCCATGGGTGAATTCGGCGCCACCCTGATGATCGCCGGCAACCTGCCGGGACGCACGCAGACGCTTTCGGTGGCGATCTACGCGGCCGTGCAGGCCGGCGACGACGCCGGCGCGGCGACGATGGTGGGGGTGACGTCGGCGACGTGCGTGGCTGCCCTGCTGCTGGCCGGATGGCTGGCGCCGCAGCATGCGAAAAGGCCGCGCGCATGA
- a CDS encoding ABC transporter ATP-binding protein codes for MSVDVDIRLALGDAGKRFDLDVAFTSSHRRIVLYGPSGAGKSVTLRAIAGLLKPDAGHVRVDGRALFDTGVDVPPSDRGVAYVFQDYALFPHLTVAQNVGFAIARGWINPRRHARNDRVAHWLDLFELDAVADHYPAQVSGGQRQRTALARALIAEPRIVLLDEPFSALDPALRGRMREELRALQARLDLQLMVITHDPADVEALDGHTIGIRDGRVESRG; via the coding sequence ATGAGCGTCGACGTCGACATCCGCCTGGCGCTCGGCGACGCGGGCAAGCGCTTCGATCTGGACGTGGCATTCACCTCGTCGCATCGGCGCATCGTGCTCTATGGCCCGTCGGGCGCGGGCAAGAGCGTCACGCTTCGCGCCATCGCGGGCCTGCTCAAACCCGATGCCGGCCATGTGCGCGTGGACGGTCGCGCGCTTTTCGACACCGGCGTCGACGTGCCGCCGAGCGACCGCGGCGTGGCCTACGTCTTCCAGGACTACGCGCTCTTTCCGCACCTGACGGTGGCCCAGAACGTCGGCTTCGCCATCGCGCGCGGTTGGATCAATCCGCGGCGTCATGCACGAAACGATCGCGTGGCGCACTGGCTGGACCTGTTCGAGCTGGACGCCGTGGCCGACCACTATCCGGCGCAGGTGTCCGGCGGCCAACGCCAGCGTACGGCGTTGGCCCGTGCGCTGATCGCCGAACCGCGCATCGTTCTGCTCGACGAACCGTTCTCCGCGCTCGATCCCGCGTTGCGCGGCCGCATGCGCGAGGAACTGCGTGCGCTCCAGGCGAGGCTCGACCTCCAGCTCATGGTGATCACGCACGATCCGGCCGACGTCGAGGCGCTCGACGGGCACACCATCGGGATTCGCGACGGGCGCGTCGAGAGCCGAGGGTGA
- a CDS encoding lysylphosphatidylglycerol synthase transmembrane domain-containing protein → MPAFDLPTSDAVTPTHHNTTGRPLASRAAKYAFTLAFVGVAVFLLHRYIERMAWHDVREAIDRIPRWHVIASVASTFVSWSCLAIYDAMAVETVVPGKVSLKMKIFSGFVVHAITNALGFHAITGTAVRYRMLSRLGLSTPDVARVVGLVGFAVGMGFAATICLALMLEPSIANGWGRWLGTAIIVLFVLLLRWLAGMHDELRLWKFTTPVPSARSAGAQMALGVVEMTGATAAMYFLVPPDIAGHFLDFAPIYVGAIIAGIISNTPGGIGAFEALTLAAFPQEQRAQVLAALLAYRVIYGLGPALLSSLALGIFELVRRRSVA, encoded by the coding sequence ATGCCCGCCTTCGACCTTCCCACGAGCGACGCGGTGACCCCGACGCACCACAACACCACCGGCAGGCCGCTGGCGAGCCGCGCGGCGAAATACGCCTTCACACTGGCCTTCGTGGGTGTCGCGGTGTTCCTGCTGCATCGCTACATCGAGCGCATGGCCTGGCACGACGTGCGCGAGGCCATCGACCGCATCCCGCGCTGGCACGTGATCGCCTCGGTCGCCAGCACGTTCGTCAGCTGGAGCTGTCTGGCCATCTACGACGCGATGGCGGTGGAGACGGTGGTGCCGGGCAAGGTGTCGCTGAAGATGAAGATCTTCTCCGGCTTCGTGGTGCACGCCATCACCAACGCCCTGGGCTTCCATGCCATCACGGGTACCGCGGTGCGCTACCGGATGCTCTCGCGGCTGGGCCTGAGCACGCCCGACGTCGCCCGCGTGGTGGGCCTGGTGGGTTTCGCCGTCGGCATGGGCTTCGCCGCCACGATCTGCCTGGCGCTCATGCTCGAACCGTCCATCGCCAACGGCTGGGGGCGTTGGCTGGGCACCGCCATCATCGTGCTCTTCGTGCTGTTGCTGCGCTGGCTGGCCGGCATGCACGACGAACTGCGGCTATGGAAGTTCACCACGCCGGTGCCGTCCGCCCGCTCGGCGGGTGCGCAGATGGCGCTGGGCGTGGTCGAGATGACCGGCGCCACCGCGGCCATGTACTTCCTGGTTCCCCCGGACATCGCCGGTCATTTCCTCGACTTCGCGCCGATCTACGTGGGCGCCATCATCGCCGGCATCATCAGCAACACGCCCGGCGGCATCGGCGCCTTCGAGGCACTGACGCTCGCCGCCTTCCCGCAGGAACAGCGCGCGCAGGTCCTCGCCGCCCTGCTGGCTTATCGTGTCATCTACGGGCTCGGTCCCGCGTTGCTGTCGTCGCTGGCGCTGGGCATCTTCGAGCTCGTGCGGCGCCGGAGCGTGGCATGA